The DNA window ATCCCTTCCCCTCATCCCCACCCTCTTCAGATAATCTTCGTTATTTATAATCTCTTGTTTATCCTCCTAGTGTTTATTTTGCAATCATAAgcaaatatgtacatatttttagtCTTCCCTTTCCTAACAGTAGCATACTGTAAACACTGTTCTGCACTTTCCTTTTTGTCACTTAATGGATCTTTCTATATCAGTACATGGAGACCTTTCTGATTATCCTGTACTCCACTGAATGAATGTGCAATAGTTTATTCAACCAGTGTCCCAATTGCTGAACACTGGTTATTTTCAGCCTTCTACGAATGTCATTTTGTACTTGTACTAGAGTTTGTGTGGGTCGGATTTCGAGAAGTGGGATCACTGGTCAAAGGTAAATGCGGATTATTTATTAGAGCAAATTCTCCTCTGTAGTGGTTGTGCTCAAATTTGTCATACACATGagcttccttcctccatccccattCTAAAAGAGTTTGTGCCATATTGGACAAAGGGCTTGCAAAATGTGCCTTTCTTCTACAGTGAGAGTTAGTTCACCTCTGACCTGGCTATTGAAGCACTGTTCcttaatgtttttttgtttttttgtttttttgttttttttttccttaatgttttaatcagtatttattttcattttattattaattgtaGTGTGTGTCACACAAAGCTGGAGCATCCAAACACTCTCAGGTCACCTAACTGCAGGGCAAGGCCATTGTCAGCAGCGCACTAGCCAAGGTGGGCGCTCAGCTTAGGAACTGGCTGTGTATATGTGAGAGACTCCACTGCGTGCTTCAGACACTGCGCTTGGCTATTGACATGTGTATGAGACAGCGAGCGCGTGTATGTTTTGTGGCATGTTTGGGGCGACAGCAGGATGAGTAACAGCAGTGGATGGCAGATGACTGGCCCTGCTTCGAGAGGACCATTGAGTCCCCCATCCTTGGGGTGTAGGGAGGGCAGACCCAGGATGAACCCATGGGCTGGGCCTGACAGACCCTGCTGGGGCTGGCCCACCCCCCAGGACGGCTGGAACATCCTCAACTTCCTTATCATCTTTATCTTGCTCCTGGGGTTCTTCGTCAATGAACTCAGTGCCATCTCTATCACCTACACCCTCAGGTAAGCTGGGAACTCTGAGAAAAGAAGGGACCTGTCTGGACcctgggaaagagaggaaggggttGTTACCAGGTGGGGATCAGCTCTGCCTTTCTGGGCAGGTGGGGGGACGGTGAGGAGGAGGGGTCTGGGAAGGGCCGAGGGTCACCCCTGAGAGGCTCTGCCACAGGGCACTTCGTCTGGTGCACGTGTGTATGTCAGTGGAGCCCCTGGCCCAGATCATCCGTGTCATCCTGCAGTCAGTGCCCGACATGGCCAACATCGTGGCCCTCATCCTCTTCTTCATGCTGGTCagtgccctcccctgcccccggcTACTCCCCTTCCCTGAACAGGGCCCTAGGTCCCTGGGGATACAGGGTGTCTGGAGAAGAGGAGAGGCTATGGGCCTGAAGCCCTGTGACTCCCCTGACAGCTCATTTGCATGTCCTGTCCCCAAGGCCCTCGGGTGAAGTCCGGGCGGGTCTCTGGTCTCTTTGGCAGGTGTTCTCAGTATTTGGGGTCACTCTCTTTGGTGCGTTCGTGCCCATGCATTTCCAGAACATGCAGGTTGCCCTGTATACCCTCTTCATCTGCATCACCCAGGATGGCTGGGTGGACATCTATGGTGACTTTCAGTGAGTGCCCATGGGGCTTCCAGGGGAGGGGGGGGCCCAGTCCTGGCGAGCtaggcagggaggggctgggctccCAGGGGCAACAAACTGACTGGGGAGGGAGATGGGCTCTTGGGTGGGAGTGTGGCTCCAGGGCTTGGGATGAGGATGGCACAGCAGGAGGGGGATGCCTGGGGCTTTAAACTGGAGAAAAGCAGACTCCCTGGAGCTGAGGCCTCTGGGTTTGCAGTCTACTTGAAGCATCATCCCAATGAAACTCCACCCATTCAAGGTCCCACTGCAGGCTATTCATGGAGATTTCTCCCATTATGCTCAGCAGCTGGGCAACTAGGCCTTGGGCAAGGGAGCAGGTCTGTGGTTGCACCTAGGGTTCCAAGGCAGCCTCCCAGCCCACACTGGAGCCCACCAAACTGCCTGGACTCCTGAGAGCTTAGggtctcatttattcattctgaaACCCACTGCCCAAGGTCATTATTGGCCACAGATGGCTCCCTGGGTTCTGTTCTTTACCTCTTTCCCATTAAGCCTAAACCCTATTTGTTTCCAGTCCACTCCAGCGAGTGGGTCCCCCTgactttctttttatctccttcGTGTGAGAGTAGAAGCCCAGTTGGTAAAGGGGCTTCTGCACTCATTACCCATTATGATGCAGGCAGTGGAAAAATCATGGAGTGTGCAATAAAGATGGCCTGGGATTTTGAGTCTGCTCCACTGCACTAGCCGTGCAGccgtctgagcctcagtttcctcatctgtcaactgGGGATTATAATACATTATTAACCGTGTCATGGATTGCTGTGAGAATTAGTAGAGTCTGGcactgtgtacacacacatgcacacacatgcatagcaagagagagaaaactattatttgggaaaatattttatgggAGATTTACAATAGGTATTAACAGTGggtgggatttttttcctgtatattttCCTTCTGATCTTTCTATAATGAGCTTgaattactttttataataaGAACGACATGACTAAAGAATATAGCCAATAGATTAAACTCGATAATGCTGACGTACAAATCCCCACCTTGCAGGGCTGGCTTGAGGACCGCCCACTGTCTGGCAGTACAGCTGGTGCTCAGTAAAAAGCAGCTGCGGGGACAATTAGGAGTAAGGCATTAGATCTCCACAACAGCAGTGAGGCAGCAGAAGTCCCAGTGGGCCTTGAGATAATTTCCCCATCTcatagacgaggaaactgaggcccaaagggCCAGGGAGGTGATAGGGCCCCTGACTGCCATCTCCAGGATGGAGACAAGGGAGTACGCAGTGGAGATTGGGGGCGCCATCTACTTTGCCATCTTCATCACCGTCGGTGCCTTCATTGGCATCAACCTGTTGGTCGTCGTGGTGACCACCAATCTGGAGCAAATGATGAAGGCAGGCGAACAAGGGCAACAGCGTCAAATAGCCTTCAGTGAGGTGAGTGagatggggagggcagggggggaggggcagagtgtATATGAGTGCTGAATTgagcatgtgtgtttgtgtgcgcgcgcacactcGGGGGCCTGAAGAAAGCCAAGCCTGAGACGTGGAGGCAGCATTGCCCACCGCCAGCTCACCAACGGGGGCTTCTGAGGGGTGTGGGGTTCCTAGGTGTCTCGTTCTATGGCAACTAAAACCTAAGCAGCTGAGTGACCTTAGGGCGTTTAACCaatctaagcctcaatttcttctcctgtaaaatggaaataataatagtacttcaTAGGGCTATTATGATAATTTCATGGATAAACgaacagtacttggcacatacTAAGAACTCAATAATGATTAGCTATAGTGTTATTCATTCAGGGGTAGAGCTTCCGAAAGGCTGGGGAGTGTAGTGTGGAGTATTGCCTAAAGTGTTGAGGGCTGTGGGCTGTGACTTGAGAGTAGATAGGGTTTCAGAAGTTTGCTGGGTAGGATTTATCAGGAGTGAAATGGTGGGGGAAGCACTAAGTTTTGAAAAGGGGTGAGAATTTCCAAAAAGGTGAGGGATGGGCTCGTGCGTTTCAAGTTGAGCTCCCACAGCGGACGAGAGAGCCTAAGATTGGTTAGAGCTGAAACTAGGGGCATTAGAACCCCGGTGTCCTGAGACTCATCTTCCCTGAAGCCAAGCAGgaaggggcaaggggagggggtgCCGGCTGAGCCGCCCTtccctctccatttccccctccccagacaGGCAACGAGGAGGGAAATGGGAATAACGAGCTGCCGCTGGTGCACTGCGTGGTCGCCCGTTTGGAGACATCTGGCGTCCCCCAGGAGCCGTTTATGGGGGGCCTCCCGACGAACCTCTCAGAAGACACATTCGACAACTTTTGCTTGGTGCTCGAGGCAATACAGGAGAACCTGATGCAGTACAAGGAGATCCGAGATGAGCTCAACACGTAGGGCGGGTACTGGGGGTACCCTCGAGTCTCGTGAGTCAGGGCTGAGTGGAGCCTCAGATTCTTCTGGCCTCACGCCCTCACCGTTTTATAATGCGGaccctggggcccagagaggttaggtgaatTGCCCAGGTTTCGCCAGCCTGTCGGTGAGGGAACTGGAATCCAGACCTCCCGGTTCCTCGCATCTCACAAGAGCCTCGAGCCTCGGCCTCTCTCAGAGTAAAGGGGGAGGGCGAAGGGGGCTGGACACCAGGGAAGAGATGGGAGGGCAGCCTTCCAACCCTCACCCTCGGAACGCGCCACCCCTCCGCCCTCAGGATAGTGGACGAAGTACGCTCCATCCGCTTCAaccaggagcaggaggaggagctgatgCAGAGGCACTTGTCGTGGAGCCTGTCGAGGGCGAGCGGGTCCTCCATAGCCATCCGTGAGATGACTTGTCAGCAAGACTTGATCACTGCGCTCGTCAACAGGGAAAAGGTGAAGCTTCCCTCTCCTACCCAATCGGTACTCACCTCGCCACCCCACCCAGCTCAGCCTCAACCCCATTAGTCAAGGTCTCTGTCTGTTCCAAGATCTGGTCCGCCCCCTAGACTCCCAAGCACCCCAGCGGTCACCGCCAATCTGGTCAGGCTCCAACTTTTCCTTCTCCgggaggccccgcccctcccatAGGGCTCCACCCACTGAGCCATCTCAGTCTTCAGCGCTGTCAAATCTACCCTTTCTTAGTGAGACTTGAGCGGTTCAGTTCCTGCTTAGTGGCAGATACTCAGGCCCACTGGGGGCATAGGACCCCCAGGTCCTGTCTAGGGTGCATAAGAGGAGCAGCCTCCT is part of the Balaenoptera musculus isolate JJ_BM4_2016_0621 chromosome 1, mBalMus1.pri.v3, whole genome shotgun sequence genome and encodes:
- the CATSPER4 gene encoding cation channel sperm-associated protein 4, with translation MVDNQRTWWQHWTDTTYIKPLNHMRAAHEPYLRPEEQVLINRRDITSSKDAWDMQEFIIRMYVKELLRHPAFQLLLAVLLVVNAITIALRTNSVLGQKHYELFSTIDDIVLTILICELLLGWLNGFWIFWKDGWNILNFLIIFILLLGFFVNELSAISITYTLRALRLVHVCMSVEPLAQIIRVILQSVPDMANIVALILFFMLVFSVFGVTLFGAFVPMHFQNMQVALYTLFICITQDGWVDIYGDFQMETREYAVEIGGAIYFAIFITVGAFIGINLLVVVVTTNLEQMMKAGEQGQQRQIAFSETGNEEGNGNNELPLVHCVVARLETSGVPQEPFMGGLPTNLSEDTFDNFCLVLEAIQENLMQYKEIRDELNTIVDEVRSIRFNQEQEEELMQRHLSWSLSRASGSSIAIREMTCQQDLITALVNREKVQESNTNVLLSKHKSSR